The following are encoded in a window of Paraburkholderia hospita genomic DNA:
- a CDS encoding GNAT family N-acetyltransferase, producing the protein MTTSTTATTLTRPQVRPRIREAIYPGDTAPLVEIVREYVRWLDMDLSYRGFEEEMRSFEQTYTLPSGMFLIAETTAEIAGCVGLLRHSDEVAEVKRLYVRSAYRGLALGETLMHALIDKAKSLGYAKLVLDSVPQTAFAQRLYERLGFTETSPYYANPVAGTRFLELVL; encoded by the coding sequence ATGACGACTTCCACCACTGCAACCACGTTAACCAGGCCTCAGGTGCGTCCGCGGATTCGCGAAGCGATTTATCCGGGCGATACCGCGCCGCTCGTCGAGATCGTTCGTGAATACGTGAGATGGCTCGATATGGACCTGTCGTATCGCGGCTTCGAAGAAGAGATGCGGTCGTTCGAGCAAACGTATACGTTGCCTTCAGGCATGTTCCTGATTGCGGAAACCACGGCCGAGATAGCGGGCTGCGTGGGGCTGCTGCGTCATTCGGATGAGGTCGCCGAAGTGAAGCGGCTTTACGTGCGGTCGGCATACCGTGGGCTTGCGCTTGGGGAGACGCTCATGCATGCGTTGATCGACAAGGCAAAGTCGCTGGGCTACGCAAAGCTCGTGTTAGATTCCGTACCTCAAACGGCTTTCGCGCAACGACTCTACGAGCGTTTGGGTTTTACCGAAACGTCTCCGTACTATGCGAATCCCGTTGCCGGTACGCGCTTTCTCGAACTCGTGCTCTGA
- a CDS encoding lysozyme inhibitor LprI family protein, translated as MSLAIYIPMKLNRSTVAALALLAMTSAHATSFNCAKAHSPAETLICHDDGLSRADDELGKLFRLAQRQATDRRAYRKESDSKWAWREENCRDVACLIDWYSTRIEEIREQLHTPSPDEPRAPRPVDTDLAAVSKPADKPKAFDSQAFSRDVQQCTATTQDLVPPVQCDNVLGKRAQWQAREPASDGWFCGVAMIAAPSADGSASQ; from the coding sequence GTGTCACTAGCCATCTACATTCCGATGAAGCTCAACCGATCCACCGTAGCCGCGCTCGCCCTGCTTGCGATGACCAGCGCGCATGCCACCAGCTTCAATTGCGCGAAGGCGCATTCGCCGGCGGAGACGCTGATCTGCCACGACGATGGCCTGTCCAGAGCCGACGACGAACTCGGCAAGCTGTTCAGGCTCGCGCAGCGACAAGCCACCGACCGTCGCGCGTACAGAAAAGAGAGCGACAGCAAATGGGCATGGCGCGAAGAAAATTGCAGGGATGTCGCATGCCTGATCGACTGGTACTCGACGCGTATCGAAGAGATCCGCGAGCAGTTGCACACGCCATCGCCGGACGAACCGCGCGCGCCGCGGCCCGTCGACACGGATCTGGCTGCCGTGAGCAAGCCCGCGGACAAGCCGAAGGCATTCGATTCGCAGGCATTCAGCCGCGACGTCCAGCAATGCACGGCCACGACGCAAGACCTCGTGCCGCCCGTGCAATGCGATAACGTGCTGGGCAAACGCGCGCAATGGCAAGCGCGTGAGCCTGCGTCCGATGGCTGGTTCTGCGGCGTCGCGATGATTGCAGCGCCTTCCGCCGACGGCAGCGCGTCGCAATAG
- a CDS encoding gamma-glutamylcyclotransferase family protein has translation MNTPDIVYLFSYGTLQDRNVQISSFGRELAGRPDALPGYAQTLLAIGDPKVVEISGKTHHPVVRPSANPADEVAGTVFEITQQELLAADDYEVSDYKRVLVTLKSGIDAWVYIAA, from the coding sequence TTGAACACGCCTGACATCGTTTATCTCTTCTCGTACGGCACGCTGCAGGATCGCAACGTGCAGATCTCCAGCTTCGGCCGAGAACTCGCCGGCCGTCCCGACGCGCTGCCCGGTTATGCGCAGACGCTGCTTGCCATCGGCGATCCGAAGGTCGTGGAGATCAGCGGCAAGACTCACCATCCCGTGGTGCGCCCGAGCGCCAATCCCGCCGACGAAGTGGCGGGCACGGTCTTCGAAATCACCCAGCAGGAGCTGCTCGCCGCCGACGACTACGAGGTGTCGGACTACAAGCGCGTGCTCGTCACGCTGAAGTCCGGTATCGATGCGTGGGTGTATATCGCGGCGTGA
- a CDS encoding aldehyde dehydrogenase family protein — protein MHTIDTIYIDGAFVTPHGDEWFGLFNPATERVIGRVRLADAKDARDAITAAKRAFPTFSRTSKRARIDMLKRMHAAVVAKEDELYEAIVEEYGAPVSRGRWMAQHASNVLIEAAKVLEQYEFTRRAGTAEVVMQPLGVAGLITPWNSNAGFICGKLAAALAAGCTTVIKPSEMSALQTQIVTQALHEADLPPGVFNIVTGRGDSVGAQISSHPDVAKISFTGSTAVGKTILRTGADTLKRVTLELGGKSPTIVLDDADFEQVVPLAINAGFMNSGQACIAGTRILVPRQRLAEFEARVRDEVALTQSGDPRDPRTTVGPMVSQKQWERVQRYIAIGIDEGARLIAGGEGRPDGLDAGWFVRPTVFSDVTNDMAIAREEIFGPVLSIIAYNDTEEAIKIANDTNYGLQAYVFGQDKTRTHEVASRIEAGRVLVNTLAHEPAAPFGGFKQSGIGREYGTYGIEAFLEPKALLGVL, from the coding sequence ATGCACACAATCGACACGATCTATATCGACGGCGCGTTCGTCACGCCGCATGGCGACGAATGGTTCGGCCTTTTCAACCCCGCGACCGAGCGCGTAATTGGCCGCGTGCGTCTCGCCGACGCAAAGGATGCGCGCGATGCAATCACGGCGGCGAAGCGCGCGTTTCCGACGTTTTCGCGCACCAGCAAGCGCGCGCGCATCGACATGCTCAAGCGCATGCATGCCGCCGTCGTCGCGAAAGAGGACGAGCTTTACGAGGCGATCGTCGAAGAGTACGGTGCGCCTGTGTCGCGCGGCCGCTGGATGGCGCAGCACGCGAGCAACGTGCTGATCGAAGCGGCGAAGGTGCTGGAGCAGTACGAGTTCACGCGCCGGGCGGGCACGGCGGAAGTCGTGATGCAGCCGCTCGGCGTCGCGGGGCTGATCACGCCGTGGAACAGCAATGCGGGCTTCATCTGCGGCAAGCTTGCGGCCGCGCTGGCGGCGGGCTGCACGACCGTCATCAAGCCGAGCGAAATGAGCGCGCTGCAGACGCAGATCGTCACGCAGGCGTTGCACGAAGCGGACTTGCCGCCGGGCGTGTTCAACATCGTGACGGGACGCGGCGATTCAGTCGGCGCGCAGATCAGCTCGCATCCGGATGTCGCGAAGATTTCGTTTACGGGATCGACGGCCGTCGGCAAGACGATCCTGCGCACGGGCGCCGATACGCTCAAGCGCGTGACGCTGGAACTGGGCGGCAAGTCGCCCACCATCGTACTCGACGACGCGGACTTCGAGCAGGTCGTGCCGCTCGCGATCAATGCGGGCTTCATGAACAGTGGGCAGGCGTGCATCGCGGGTACGCGCATTCTCGTGCCACGCCAGCGTCTCGCGGAGTTCGAGGCGCGCGTGCGCGACGAAGTGGCGTTGACGCAATCGGGTGATCCGCGTGATCCGCGCACGACCGTCGGCCCGATGGTCAGCCAGAAGCAGTGGGAGCGCGTGCAGCGGTATATCGCCATCGGCATCGACGAGGGCGCGCGGCTGATCGCGGGCGGCGAAGGGCGTCCCGATGGTCTCGATGCCGGCTGGTTCGTCCGGCCGACCGTCTTCAGCGACGTGACCAACGACATGGCGATCGCGCGTGAGGAAATCTTCGGGCCGGTGCTGTCGATCATCGCGTACAACGACACCGAAGAAGCAATCAAGATCGCCAACGATACCAACTACGGCTTGCAGGCGTACGTGTTCGGGCAGGACAAGACGCGCACACACGAAGTGGCGTCGCGCATCGAGGCGGGACGCGTGCTCGTCAACACGCTGGCGCATGAGCCGGCTGCGCCGTTCGGCGGATTCAAGCAGTCGGGCATTGGACGCGAGTACGGCACATACGGCATCGAAGCGTTTCTCGAGCCGAAGGCGTTGCTCGGCGTGCTGTGA
- a CDS encoding LysR family transcriptional regulator codes for MKTTGLSELEAVLAVARHRSFRAAANEMGVSTSALSHSVAALEARIGVRLFNRTTRSVSLSEAGAQFVDSVAPALSTIRVALEQAGSFRDTPSGTLRINTAVGAAHQAMPVFIAFLARYPEMKLDIVTEGRLIDIVVEGFDAGIRLAEAVPRDMIAVPFGDKQRFAVVGSPAYFARHRPPRTPDELSQHRCIRTRMPSGTIYQWEFERHGETVRIDGKGALTLDESGLMLSAARAGVGLTYLSEWTVAEDLQAGTLVRVLEDWTPPLDGLCLYYPGRRHVPAGLRALIAMIRESADLQRKG; via the coding sequence ATGAAGACCACCGGCCTGAGCGAACTCGAAGCGGTGCTGGCTGTTGCGCGTCACCGGAGCTTCCGCGCCGCCGCCAACGAAATGGGCGTCTCGACCTCGGCGTTGAGCCATTCCGTGGCGGCGCTCGAAGCGCGCATCGGCGTGCGGCTCTTCAATCGCACGACGCGCAGCGTGTCGTTATCGGAAGCGGGTGCGCAGTTTGTCGACAGCGTGGCGCCCGCGCTGTCGACGATCCGCGTCGCGCTAGAGCAGGCGGGCAGCTTTCGCGACACGCCGAGCGGCACGCTGCGGATCAACACGGCCGTTGGGGCGGCACATCAGGCGATGCCTGTTTTCATTGCGTTCCTCGCGCGCTATCCGGAGATGAAGCTCGATATCGTTACTGAAGGCCGGCTGATCGATATCGTGGTCGAAGGGTTCGATGCCGGGATTCGGCTTGCGGAGGCGGTGCCGCGGGACATGATCGCTGTGCCGTTCGGGGATAAGCAGCGGTTTGCTGTGGTCGGGAGTCCGGCGTATTTTGCGCGGCATCGGCCGCCGCGTACGCCTGACGAGTTGAGTCAGCATCGTTGTATTCGGACTCGTATGCCGAGTGGCACGATCTATCAGTGGGAGTTCGAGCGGCATGGGGAAACGGTGCGGATCGATGGCAAGGGGGCGCTGACCCTTGATGAATCCGGGCTGATGCTTAGCGCTGCGCGGGCTGGTGTTGGGCTGACTTACTTGTCCGAGTGGACGGTGGCTGAGGATCTCCAGGCGGGGACGCTGGTTCGTGTGCTTGAGGATTGGACGCCGCCGCTGGATGGGTTGTGTCTTTATTATCCTGGGCGGAGGCATGTGCCCGCAGGGTTGCGGGCGTTGATCGCCATGATTCGGGAATCCGCGGATTTGCAGCGCAAGGGTTAG
- a CDS encoding YciI family protein translates to MRVMVIVKATSDSEAGKMPTTELLTAMGQYNEELVKAGIMQAGEGLHPSSRGKRVRFSGANRTVIDGPFAETKELIAGFWLWQVKSMEEAVEWVRRCPNPMEGDSEIEIRQVFSAEDFGDEFTPELREQEDRLRAEIEQQTHKPT, encoded by the coding sequence ATGCGAGTCATGGTAATCGTAAAAGCAACGAGCGACTCAGAAGCCGGCAAGATGCCCACGACCGAGTTGCTGACAGCAATGGGCCAATACAACGAAGAACTCGTGAAGGCGGGCATCATGCAGGCGGGCGAAGGCCTGCACCCAAGCTCACGCGGCAAGCGTGTACGATTCTCGGGCGCAAACCGAACCGTAATCGACGGCCCGTTCGCAGAAACAAAAGAACTGATCGCCGGCTTCTGGCTCTGGCAGGTGAAATCGATGGAAGAAGCTGTCGAATGGGTCCGACGCTGCCCGAACCCGATGGAAGGCGATTCCGAAATCGAAATTCGTCAGGTCTTCTCGGCCGAAGATTTCGGCGACGAGTTCACCCCCGAGCTACGAGAGCAGGAAGACCGCCTACGCGCCGAGATCGAACAGCAAACACACAAGCCAACGTAA
- a CDS encoding ABC transporter permease, protein MAIPLSYIARNLWTRRLTTALTAGGLALVVFVFATVLMLDAGLKKTLVSTGEADNVVVIRKGAETEVQSAIDRGQANVIEMHPAVAMGGDGKRMASKESVVLISLLKLGTGKPSNVVIRGVSPAAMSLRPQVTLASGRMFAPGSSEIIVGSSIAKGFSGTQLGEHLRFAQRDWTVVGTFDAGGSGFDSEIWGDVDQLMQSFRRTSYSSMVVRIAESDQFERFRADIDVDPRLAEEAKREQTFYSDQSKALSTFLNILGFTLSTIFSIAAMIGAMITMYASVANRVAEIGTLRALGFQRASVLAAFLIEAVLLGLVGGLAGLGCAAFMQFASFSTTNFQTFADLSFRFILTPAIVLKTLAFSMTMGLVGGFLPAMRAARMNIVDALRAR, encoded by the coding sequence GTGGCCATCCCGCTTTCGTACATCGCCCGCAACCTGTGGACGCGCCGTCTGACCACGGCGCTCACGGCGGGTGGCCTCGCGCTCGTGGTGTTCGTGTTCGCGACGGTGCTGATGCTCGATGCGGGGCTCAAGAAAACGCTTGTTTCGACGGGCGAAGCGGACAACGTCGTCGTGATCCGCAAGGGCGCGGAAACGGAGGTGCAGAGCGCGATCGACCGCGGCCAGGCCAACGTGATCGAGATGCATCCTGCCGTGGCGATGGGCGGCGATGGCAAGCGGATGGCGTCGAAAGAATCCGTCGTGCTGATCTCGCTACTGAAGCTCGGCACGGGCAAGCCGTCGAACGTGGTGATACGCGGCGTATCGCCTGCTGCGATGAGCTTGCGGCCACAAGTGACGCTTGCGTCGGGGCGCATGTTTGCGCCGGGCTCGTCGGAGATCATTGTGGGCAGCAGCATCGCGAAAGGCTTCAGCGGCACGCAGCTTGGCGAGCATCTGCGTTTCGCGCAGCGCGACTGGACGGTGGTCGGCACCTTCGATGCGGGCGGCAGCGGCTTCGATTCGGAAATCTGGGGCGACGTCGATCAGCTGATGCAGTCGTTCCGGCGCACCAGTTATTCGTCGATGGTGGTGCGCATCGCGGAGTCCGATCAGTTCGAGCGCTTCAGGGCCGATATCGATGTCGATCCGCGTCTCGCGGAGGAGGCCAAGCGCGAGCAGACGTTCTATAGCGACCAGTCGAAGGCGCTGTCGACGTTTCTCAACATCCTCGGCTTCACGCTGTCGACGATCTTTTCGATTGCCGCGATGATTGGCGCGATGATCACGATGTACGCGTCCGTTGCCAATCGCGTCGCTGAGATTGGCACGCTGCGCGCGCTCGGCTTTCAGCGGGCGAGCGTGCTGGCCGCGTTTCTGATCGAGGCGGTGCTGCTGGGGCTGGTCGGTGGGTTGGCGGGGTTGGGATGCGCAGCCTTCATGCAATTTGCGTCGTTTTCCACGACGAATTTCCAGACCTTTGCGGACCTGTCGTTCCGGTTCATCCTCACGCCGGCGATTGTTTTGAAGACGCTGGCGTTTTCGATGACGATGGGGCTCGTCGGCGGGTTTTTGCCCGCGATGCGGGCGGCGCGTATGAATATCGTTGATGCGTTGCGTGCGCGGTGA
- a CDS encoding ABC transporter permease, whose product MYLLKLITRNALRHKLRTTLTVLGLMIAVLAFGLLHTVIDAWYAGAAAASNARLVTRNAISLTFPLPLSYENRIRGVDGVTLVARSNWFGGVYREPKNFFAQFAVSDNYLDLYPEFILPAQQRSDYERDRKGCLIGRQLATAYGFKVGDVIPIKGTIYPGTWEFVVRGILDGRDESTITRQMIFHWDYLNESVRKMPGRRADQVGVYVVGIDNPDDAAAISRNVDNVFKNSLAETLTETEQAFQLGFVAMSNQIIAAIRLVSYVVIVIIMAVMANAMAMSARERTTEYATLKALGFGPGFLALLMFGESLTICTVGAGLGMLATPPAASFFKQATGGVFPVFTVSRETMLQQAACALVVGLAAAIIPALQAARVRIVEGLRAIG is encoded by the coding sequence ATGTACCTGCTGAAGCTGATCACGCGCAACGCGCTGCGGCACAAGCTGCGCACGACGCTGACCGTACTCGGCCTGATGATCGCCGTGCTCGCGTTCGGGCTGCTGCATACCGTGATCGACGCGTGGTATGCGGGCGCGGCTGCCGCATCGAATGCGAGGCTCGTGACGCGCAACGCGATCTCGCTGACGTTCCCGCTGCCGCTCAGCTACGAGAACCGTATTCGCGGCGTGGACGGTGTGACATTGGTCGCGCGCTCGAACTGGTTCGGCGGCGTTTACCGCGAGCCGAAGAATTTCTTCGCGCAGTTCGCCGTGTCGGACAATTATCTCGACCTTTACCCTGAGTTCATTCTGCCCGCGCAGCAGCGGTCGGATTACGAGCGCGACCGCAAGGGCTGCCTGATCGGCAGGCAGCTTGCGACCGCGTACGGCTTCAAGGTCGGCGATGTGATCCCCATCAAGGGGACGATCTATCCGGGCACGTGGGAATTCGTCGTGCGTGGCATTCTGGATGGCCGCGACGAATCGACGATCACGCGCCAGATGATCTTTCACTGGGACTATCTGAACGAATCCGTGCGCAAGATGCCGGGGCGGCGCGCGGATCAGGTCGGCGTGTACGTGGTCGGCATCGACAATCCTGACGATGCCGCCGCGATTTCCCGCAACGTCGACAACGTGTTCAAGAACTCGCTCGCCGAAACGCTGACGGAAACGGAGCAGGCGTTTCAACTCGGTTTCGTCGCGATGTCGAATCAGATCATTGCGGCGATCCGCCTCGTGTCCTACGTGGTGATCGTGATCATCATGGCCGTGATGGCGAACGCGATGGCGATGAGCGCGCGCGAGCGCACCACCGAATACGCGACGCTCAAGGCGCTCGGCTTCGGGCCGGGATTTCTCGCGCTGCTGATGTTCGGCGAGTCGCTGACGATCTGCACGGTCGGCGCGGGCCTCGGCATGCTCGCGACACCACCCGCTGCGAGCTTCTTCAAACAGGCGACGGGCGGCGTGTTCCCGGTGTTCACCGTGTCGCGCGAAACGATGCTGCAGCAGGCCGCGTGTGCGCTCGTCGTCGGGCTGGCTGCTGCCATCATTCCGGCGCTGCAGGCGGCGCGCGTGCGGATCGTCGAAGGCCTGCGGGCGATCGGCTGA
- a CDS encoding ABC transporter ATP-binding protein: MSQPINATPPLVDIRHLVKSYRRGVQTVPVLSDITLAIGEGDFIALMGPSGSGKSTLLNLIAGIDRPDGGELRVGGLDITRLKESALAQWRAAHVGFIFQFYNLMPVLTAFENIELPLMLTRLTRKERRERVALVLDMVNLGNRAHHYPSELSGGQQQRVAIARALITDPTLIVADEPTGDLDRASAEEVLAMLQRLNRELGKTIIMVTHDAHAAGAARALVHLEKGELIDGTAR; the protein is encoded by the coding sequence GTGAGCCAGCCGATCAACGCAACGCCGCCGCTCGTCGATATCCGGCATCTCGTCAAATCGTACCGGCGCGGCGTGCAGACCGTGCCCGTGCTGTCCGACATCACGCTGGCGATCGGCGAAGGCGACTTCATCGCGCTGATGGGGCCGTCGGGCTCGGGCAAGAGCACGCTGCTCAATCTGATTGCGGGCATCGACCGGCCGGACGGCGGCGAGTTGCGCGTCGGCGGGCTGGACATCACGCGGCTCAAAGAATCCGCGCTCGCGCAATGGCGCGCGGCGCACGTCGGCTTCATCTTTCAGTTCTACAACCTGATGCCCGTGCTGACGGCGTTCGAGAATATCGAGCTGCCGCTGATGCTCACGCGCCTGACGCGCAAGGAGCGCCGCGAGCGCGTCGCGCTCGTGCTCGACATGGTGAATCTGGGCAATCGCGCGCATCATTACCCGTCTGAGCTGTCGGGCGGGCAACAGCAGCGCGTCGCAATTGCGCGCGCGCTGATCACCGACCCGACGCTGATCGTCGCCGACGAACCGACGGGCGACCTGGACCGCGCGTCCGCCGAAGAAGTGCTTGCGATGCTGCAGCGCCTGAACCGCGAACTGGGCAAGACGATCATCATGGTCACGCACGACGCGCACGCGGCGGGCGCGGCGAGAGCGCTCGTGCATCTGGAGAAGGGAGAGCTGATCGATGGCACGGCTCGCTGA
- a CDS encoding efflux RND transporter periplasmic adaptor subunit, with amino-acid sequence MADHDLKRLKIDRPAVATGGRRRNWIGYGVVALILVVALVVGLRLAGPQTVETTTVVSAYPSQTYTLLNATGYVVPQRKAAVSSKAQGRLEWLGVLEGTRVKKDEIIARIESNDVEASLAQAKAQIKVAQANLALQQAELKNAEVNLRRSKILAPNGAIPATQYDADVARYDKAVASIDNSRAAIVAAQANAQAAQVAVDQTVIRSPFDGVVIEKHANVGDNITPFSQASDSKGAVVTIADMDTLEVEADVAESNIGKIAVNAPCEIQLDALPDMRLAGSVSRIVPTVDRSKATVLVKVRFVDRDARVLPDMSAKIAFLSKPVPPEDRKPVVAAQPAAIVERDGRKVAFVVKDDRVREVPVTTGATLGELVEVSGVRPGDVLVRAPNEHIKDGAKVTVAKKQ; translated from the coding sequence TTGGCAGATCACGATCTGAAGCGGCTGAAAATCGACCGGCCAGCCGTCGCCACGGGTGGCCGCCGGCGCAACTGGATCGGCTACGGGGTCGTCGCGCTAATCCTCGTCGTCGCGCTCGTCGTCGGCCTCAGGCTGGCCGGGCCGCAGACCGTCGAGACGACGACCGTGGTGTCGGCTTATCCCTCGCAAACCTATACGCTGCTCAATGCAACGGGCTATGTCGTGCCGCAGCGCAAGGCGGCCGTTTCGTCGAAAGCGCAGGGGCGCCTCGAATGGCTCGGCGTGCTGGAAGGCACGCGCGTGAAGAAAGACGAGATCATCGCGCGGATTGAAAGCAACGACGTCGAGGCGTCGCTTGCGCAGGCGAAGGCGCAGATCAAGGTCGCGCAGGCGAACCTCGCGCTGCAGCAGGCCGAGTTGAAGAACGCCGAGGTCAATCTGCGGCGCTCGAAAATCCTGGCGCCGAACGGCGCGATCCCCGCGACCCAATACGACGCCGACGTCGCGCGCTACGACAAGGCGGTGGCGTCGATCGACAATAGCCGCGCCGCAATCGTGGCTGCGCAGGCGAACGCACAGGCCGCGCAGGTCGCTGTCGATCAGACCGTGATCCGCTCGCCGTTCGACGGCGTAGTGATCGAAAAGCACGCGAACGTCGGCGACAACATCACGCCGTTTTCGCAGGCATCGGACAGCAAGGGCGCCGTCGTGACGATTGCCGACATGGACACACTCGAAGTCGAAGCCGACGTTGCTGAATCGAATATCGGCAAGATCGCCGTGAACGCGCCTTGCGAGATCCAGCTCGACGCGTTGCCGGACATGCGCCTCGCGGGCAGCGTGTCGCGCATCGTGCCGACCGTCGACCGTTCGAAAGCAACGGTGCTCGTCAAGGTGCGCTTCGTCGATCGCGATGCGCGCGTGCTGCCCGACATGAGCGCGAAAATCGCGTTTCTTTCGAAGCCGGTGCCGCCGGAAGACCGCAAGCCGGTGGTCGCGGCACAGCCGGCTGCCATCGTCGAGCGCGACGGCCGCAAGGTGGCCTTCGTCGTCAAGGACGACCGCGTGCGCGAAGTACCCGTCACGACAGGCGCGACGCTCGGCGAACTGGTCGAAGTGAGCGGCGTGCGTCCCGGCGACGTGCTGGTGCGCGCGCCGAACGAGCACATCAAGGACGGCGCCAAAGTCACCGTGGCGAAGAAACAGTGA
- a CDS encoding class I SAM-dependent methyltransferase — protein MEEKQTVAADSTAVRVALWRAMHVQVDAPPHVLDDEVGLRLAAPDASWRERPDMDAQGTRGYRASIVGRARFIEDLVVEQADRGVGQYVILGAGLDTFAQRRPRIASRLRVFEVDRPGATSWKRERLLELDYGIPDWLRLVPVDFEAGQSWWEQIADAGFDASAPAVIASTGVSMYLTREANLATLRQIEKLAPGSTLAMTFLLPLDLIDPAERAQHQFVYERARAAGTPFVSFFKPVEMLTLAREAGFKGVKHVSTADLVERYFAGRSDGLRPSTGEAFLVATT, from the coding sequence ATGGAAGAAAAACAAACTGTCGCAGCGGACAGCACTGCCGTACGCGTCGCGCTGTGGCGCGCGATGCATGTTCAGGTCGACGCGCCGCCGCATGTGCTCGACGACGAAGTCGGCCTGCGGCTCGCCGCGCCCGACGCAAGCTGGCGCGAACGTCCTGACATGGATGCGCAGGGAACGCGCGGCTATCGCGCGTCGATCGTGGGCCGCGCGCGTTTTATCGAAGACCTGGTTGTGGAGCAGGCGGATCGCGGCGTCGGTCAGTACGTGATCCTCGGCGCGGGTCTCGATACGTTCGCGCAGCGCAGGCCGCGCATCGCGTCGCGGCTGCGCGTGTTCGAAGTCGATCGGCCGGGCGCGACGTCGTGGAAGCGCGAGCGTCTGCTCGAACTGGATTACGGCATTCCCGACTGGCTGCGGCTCGTACCCGTCGACTTCGAAGCCGGTCAGTCGTGGTGGGAACAGATTGCGGACGCGGGTTTCGATGCGAGCGCGCCCGCCGTAATCGCATCGACGGGCGTCTCGATGTACCTGACGCGCGAGGCGAATCTGGCGACGCTGCGCCAGATCGAGAAACTCGCGCCAGGCTCGACGCTAGCGATGACGTTTCTTCTACCGCTCGATCTGATCGATCCCGCCGAACGCGCGCAGCATCAGTTCGTCTACGAGCGAGCGCGGGCAGCGGGCACGCCGTTCGTCAGTTTCTTCAAACCCGTCGAGATGCTCACGCTCGCGCGTGAAGCGGGCTTCAAGGGCGTCAAGCATGTGTCGACGGCCGATCTCGTCGAGCGCTATTTTGCGGGCCGGTCCGATGGACTCAGGCCGTCGACGGGTGAAGCGTTTCTCGTTGCGACCACCTGA